One genomic segment of Pedobacter endophyticus includes these proteins:
- the ctlX gene encoding citrulline utilization hydrolase CtlX, translating into MQTTNHLLMIRPVDFKFNEQTAANNKFQEASTENDVQDRALKEFDGFVKLLSANDIDVTVVDDTLQPETPDSIFPNNWISLHDDGSVYLYPMFSENRRLERRKEIIDGLKEKFEVNHVADLSFYEQQHAFLEGTGSMVLDRDHKIAYAGLSVRTDEEVLNNFCMLTGYEPVSFQAVDGANFPIYHTNVMMCVGDRFAVVCLDSIPDQEERLAVTLSLTSTGKEIIAISLDQMNHFAGNMLQVANTSGESLLVMSEQAYLSLTEEQVTVLEKYCRIVYSPLYVIEQNGGGSARCMLAEIHLPAK; encoded by the coding sequence ATGCAGACAACCAATCACCTTTTAATGATTCGCCCGGTTGATTTCAAATTCAACGAACAAACAGCGGCAAACAATAAATTTCAAGAAGCGTCAACCGAAAACGACGTTCAGGATCGGGCCTTAAAGGAGTTTGATGGGTTTGTGAAGTTGTTAAGCGCAAACGATATCGATGTTACGGTAGTTGACGATACTTTGCAACCTGAAACACCTGATTCTATTTTTCCGAATAATTGGATCTCACTTCATGATGACGGATCAGTTTACCTTTACCCCATGTTTTCGGAAAACCGTCGTTTGGAACGGAGAAAAGAAATCATCGACGGCTTAAAAGAAAAATTTGAAGTAAATCATGTCGCCGACCTCAGCTTCTACGAGCAGCAACATGCGTTTTTAGAGGGAACGGGAAGTATGGTTTTAGATCGTGATCATAAAATCGCTTATGCAGGTTTGAGCGTTCGCACGGATGAGGAGGTGTTAAATAACTTTTGCATGCTTACGGGTTACGAGCCTGTATCATTTCAAGCAGTTGATGGCGCAAATTTTCCAATTTACCATACCAATGTGATGATGTGCGTAGGCGATCGGTTTGCTGTAGTTTGTTTAGATTCGATACCTGATCAGGAAGAAAGACTAGCAGTAACACTGAGTTTAACGAGCACAGGCAAGGAAATTATTGCTATCAGTTTAGATCAAATGAACCATTTCGCTGGAAATATGTTGCAGGTAGCCAACACAAGTGGCGAAAGTTTATTGGTTATGTCAGAACAAGCTTATTTGTCGCTTACTGAAGAACAAGTCACCGTGCTTGAAAAGTATTGCCGCATTGTTTATAGCCCGCTTTATGTTATTGAGCAAAATGGTGGTGGAAGCGCACGGTGTATGCTTGCTGAAATTCATTTACCTGCTAAATGA
- a CDS encoding zinc-binding alcohol dehydrogenase family protein, with protein sequence MKTLTCTIPGTFDYSETEKPELKKDHAIIKIKRIGICGTDLHAFEGTQPFFNYPRVLGHELSGELVEADGADGFEIGEAVTFIPYFNCGKCIACRMNKPNCCVNMQVCGVHVDGGMREYLQVPSKTLLHGEGLTYDELALVEPLAIGAHGVRRADVQPGECVLVIGAGPIGLGTMEFARIAGANVIALDINEDRLAFCKEKLKVAHVVNALNDDVTQQLSEITGGDMPTVVIDATGNQKAINNAINYMAHGARFVLIGLQKGDLIFNHPEFHKRESTLMSSRNATIEDFEHVIKSMKAGSVNPTNYITHQVKFEDVKDEFESWLDPKNGVIKAMVKMEE encoded by the coding sequence ATGAAAACCCTAACTTGTACCATCCCCGGAACTTTTGACTATTCGGAAACTGAAAAACCTGAATTGAAGAAAGATCACGCCATCATTAAAATAAAACGGATTGGCATTTGCGGAACCGATTTACACGCCTTTGAAGGCACACAACCGTTCTTTAATTATCCGCGTGTTTTAGGTCATGAGCTTTCTGGCGAATTGGTTGAAGCCGATGGCGCCGACGGTTTTGAGATAGGAGAGGCCGTTACTTTTATCCCGTATTTTAACTGCGGTAAGTGCATCGCCTGCCGCATGAACAAACCGAATTGCTGTGTAAACATGCAGGTCTGTGGCGTCCATGTTGATGGCGGCATGCGAGAATATTTGCAGGTGCCCTCAAAGACGCTCTTACATGGCGAGGGCTTAACTTATGATGAGCTTGCTTTGGTAGAACCCTTGGCGATTGGTGCACACGGCGTTCGAAGGGCAGATGTTCAACCGGGAGAGTGTGTGCTCGTAATCGGCGCCGGACCAATTGGCTTAGGAACAATGGAATTTGCCCGGATTGCCGGAGCAAATGTGATTGCTTTGGATATTAACGAAGACCGTTTGGCATTTTGTAAGGAAAAACTTAAGGTTGCACACGTGGTAAATGCGCTTAATGATGACGTAACCCAACAGCTTAGCGAAATTACCGGCGGCGATATGCCAACCGTTGTAATTGATGCAACGGGCAATCAGAAAGCGATAAACAACGCAATAAACTACATGGCTCATGGTGCCAGATTTGTATTGATTGGCCTTCAAAAAGGCGATTTGATTTTTAATCACCCCGAGTTTCATAAAAGGGAATCAACTTTGATGAGCAGCAGAAACGCAACCATCGAAGATTTTGAGCATGTCATCAAATCAATGAAAGCGGGCTCTGTGAACCCTACAAACTACATTACGCATCAGGTAAAGTTTGAAGATGTGAAAGATGAATTTGAAAGCTGGTTAGATCCTAAAAATGGAGTGATTAAGGCAATGGTGAAAATGGAGGAGTAG
- a CDS encoding SDR family oxidoreductase, producing MNLELKEKVIVITGAAKGIGRGIAEVLAQEDAIAVIVGRKAADNEKIVELIEQNGGKAAQFVAELSEPTECEKVIKEIVARFGRIDALVNNAGLNDGIGLENGSYEGFMASLHRNVVHYYLLAHYALPQLIESKGAIVNITSKTGETGQGNTSAYAASNGARNALTREWAVELLKYGIRVNAVVVAECWTPQYANWIETLPNAEEKLKEITSKIPLENRMTTAEEIANTVAFLISPKSSHTTGQIVYVDGGYVHLDRALANA from the coding sequence ATGAATTTAGAATTAAAAGAAAAAGTTATCGTGATTACAGGTGCCGCAAAGGGCATTGGTAGAGGTATTGCAGAAGTTTTGGCCCAAGAAGACGCCATTGCAGTAATTGTAGGCAGGAAAGCGGCCGATAATGAAAAAATTGTTGAGCTAATTGAGCAAAACGGTGGAAAAGCGGCTCAATTTGTGGCCGAATTATCGGAGCCCACAGAATGTGAAAAAGTAATTAAGGAAATTGTTGCACGGTTCGGCCGCATAGATGCTTTGGTGAACAACGCAGGTTTGAACGACGGAATCGGTTTAGAAAATGGCTCGTACGAGGGCTTTATGGCTTCTCTGCACCGAAACGTAGTACATTATTACCTGTTGGCTCACTATGCCTTGCCTCAACTGATCGAAAGTAAAGGTGCAATCGTAAATATTACTTCTAAAACGGGCGAAACCGGACAAGGAAATACTTCGGCTTATGCGGCATCGAACGGCGCACGAAATGCGTTAACAAGAGAGTGGGCCGTTGAGCTATTGAAATATGGTATCCGTGTGAACGCGGTTGTGGTTGCCGAATGCTGGACGCCTCAATATGCCAACTGGATTGAGACTTTACCAAATGCGGAGGAAAAATTAAAGGAAATTACCTCTAAAATTCCGTTGGAGAACAGAATGACAACTGCCGAAGAAATAGCCAATACAGTTGCTTTCTTAATTTCGCCAAAATCGAGCCATACTACTGGGCAAATTGTATACGTTGATGGCGGTTATGTGCATTTAGATAGGGCTTTAGCGAATGCATAG
- a CDS encoding DUF5703 domain-containing protein — protein MWSTISHLKIRSFFFMLFVFLWSTSTQAQQNVLWTSQSKNSAESMPVGGGDIGLNLWVERGEVYLYLSKSGTFDENNTLLKLGRVKLKLSPNPFAGETFKQELILNDGYAQISGTNGKLNAQINVWVDVFNPVIHLDVSSNQKITTEASYESWRFEDRITKGKENNQNSYKWAPQGIVKTRRDEIAFNNNAVQFYHQNKPETVFDVAVKQQGLEDRKSELMNPLKNLIFGGVMQGDNMVAAGNYTGTYLGTPFNGWTIKTKKPSNSAQITVALNTSKVGSIAIWERDLNKISRASNHKASIKWWNEYWKRSFIFIRSKDEAANQTAQNYQLFRYMLGCNAFGSYPTKFNGGLFTFDPKLTDSTLKYTPDFRNWGGGTHTAQNQRLVYWPMLKSGDFEMMKPQFDFYLHNLKNAEIRTEAAWGHQGASFTEQLENFGLPNPAEYGWKRPADFNKGMEHNAWLEYEWDTVLEFCMMILETERYNGNNIDEYLPLIASSLTFFKEHYTYLAKQRGAKSLDANGHLVLYPGSGAETYKMAYNSTSTIAALKTVLERLIERPGTAEKQKAAWSEMLKLIPPINFRTFDGHTTISPAKLWERINNTESPQLYPVYPWGLYGIGKPGLDTAINTFKYDTDVLKFRSHVGWKQDNIFAARLGLTDGAAKLTTAKMKDSGRRFPAFWGPGFDWTPDHNWGGSGMIGLQEMLMQVDSKKIYLFPAWPKDWDVHFKLHAPYKTIVEGKLKNGNLTDLKVVPEARRADVINMIGRE, from the coding sequence ATGTGGTCGACTATTTCGCACCTAAAAATCCGAAGTTTTTTCTTCATGCTTTTTGTGTTTTTGTGGTCAACTTCGACGCAAGCACAACAAAATGTTCTTTGGACTTCCCAAAGCAAAAATTCCGCCGAATCGATGCCTGTTGGCGGGGGCGATATCGGTTTAAATTTGTGGGTAGAGCGTGGCGAAGTGTACCTCTACCTATCCAAGAGCGGAACATTTGACGAAAATAATACCTTGCTTAAGCTCGGGCGTGTGAAGCTAAAATTGAGCCCAAATCCATTTGCGGGAGAAACCTTTAAACAAGAACTCATCCTTAACGATGGTTACGCCCAAATTTCGGGCACAAATGGCAAGCTGAATGCTCAGATTAACGTTTGGGTTGATGTTTTTAATCCCGTGATTCACTTAGATGTAAGTTCCAATCAAAAAATAACAACCGAGGCAAGTTACGAAAGTTGGCGCTTTGAAGATCGAATCACCAAAGGCAAGGAAAACAATCAAAATTCGTACAAATGGGCACCACAGGGCATTGTAAAAACCCGTAGGGATGAAATAGCTTTTAACAACAACGCGGTTCAGTTTTATCATCAGAATAAACCTGAAACTGTTTTCGATGTGGCCGTAAAGCAACAAGGCCTAGAAGATCGTAAATCTGAATTAATGAATCCGTTGAAAAACCTGATTTTCGGCGGTGTAATGCAAGGCGATAACATGGTTGCAGCAGGAAACTACACAGGAACTTATTTGGGTACCCCATTTAACGGTTGGACAATCAAAACCAAAAAGCCATCTAATTCTGCTCAGATTACCGTTGCCTTAAATACCTCGAAAGTAGGATCAATAGCGATTTGGGAAAGGGATTTGAACAAAATTTCTCGGGCAAGCAACCATAAAGCAAGTATAAAATGGTGGAATGAGTATTGGAAAAGAAGCTTCATTTTTATCCGTTCTAAAGATGAAGCCGCCAATCAAACCGCCCAAAATTATCAATTGTTTAGGTACATGCTGGGTTGCAATGCATTCGGTTCTTATCCCACGAAATTTAACGGCGGCTTGTTTACGTTCGATCCTAAGCTTACAGACTCTACGCTTAAATACACGCCTGATTTCAGGAATTGGGGCGGTGGGACGCACACTGCGCAAAACCAGCGTTTGGTATATTGGCCAATGCTAAAGAGCGGCGATTTTGAGATGATGAAGCCACAATTTGATTTCTATCTCCATAACCTGAAAAATGCAGAAATTAGAACAGAAGCCGCTTGGGGGCATCAGGGCGCAAGCTTTACCGAACAACTGGAAAATTTTGGTTTGCCGAACCCTGCTGAATATGGTTGGAAACGCCCGGCAGATTTTAACAAGGGCATGGAACATAATGCATGGCTTGAATACGAGTGGGATACGGTTTTAGAGTTTTGCATGATGATTTTAGAAACCGAGCGGTATAATGGCAACAACATCGACGAGTATCTCCCCTTGATAGCAAGCTCGCTCACTTTTTTTAAGGAACATTATACCTATTTAGCCAAGCAAAGGGGCGCAAAAAGTTTAGATGCCAATGGGCATTTGGTTTTGTACCCCGGTTCGGGAGCCGAAACGTATAAAATGGCCTATAACTCAACATCAACCATTGCGGCCTTAAAAACAGTGTTAGAAAGATTGATCGAACGCCCGGGCACAGCCGAAAAACAAAAAGCCGCTTGGAGCGAGATGTTGAAGTTGATCCCGCCGATAAATTTTAGAACCTTTGATGGCCACACCACGATATCGCCTGCAAAACTTTGGGAACGAATTAACAACACCGAAAGTCCGCAGTTATATCCCGTGTACCCTTGGGGGCTTTATGGTATTGGCAAACCCGGTTTGGATACGGCAATAAATACGTTTAAATACGATACGGACGTGCTAAAGTTCCGAAGCCATGTAGGGTGGAAACAAGATAATATTTTCGCGGCCAGATTAGGGTTGACCGATGGAGCGGCAAAGTTAACCACGGCCAAAATGAAAGATTCGGGACGAAGGTTTCCTGCATTTTGGGGGCCGGGCTTCGATTGGACTCCCGACCACAATTGGGGCGGATCTGGAATGATTGGTTTACAGGAAATGTTAATGCAGGTTGATAGTAAAAAGATTTACTTGTTTCCAGCATGGCCAAAAGATTGGGATGTTCACTTTAAGTTGCATGCACCTTACAAAACAATAGTGGAGGGTAAATTAAAAAATGGTAATTTAACAGACTTAAAGGTTGTACCCGAAGCTAGAAGAGCGGATGTAATAAATATGATTGGGAGAGAATGA
- a CDS encoding sialate O-acetylesterase: MKLKILLLLNLACCIIASATVKPASIFTDHMVLQQQSNVAIWGWAKPSTKVKISTSWNKENYSVISDENGKWRTKVATPAAGGPYEIEFNDGEKLVLTDVLIGEVWFCGGQSNMEMPMKGFKGQPIIGSNEAILRSTNKSLRLYTVPRSSVTERQDNSKPSPWKLAAPETVANFSATAYYFGALLSDLLNVPIGMINDSYGGSSIEAWMSPEDLKAFPEVKIPLKGDPIKEVSRTPTTLYNGMLFPVIGYTIKGAIWYQGESNYERPDRYEALFPAMVASWRKNWDNGNFPFYYAQIAPYNYAQLPPYHVGGKYNSAFLRDAQRKSLAKIPNSGMAVLLDIGEEKSIHPANKRQGGERLAYLALSQTYGINGFGAVSPGYESMTIENNSAIIKFNNVPNGLTSFGNELSLFKIAGADQKFYPAKATIKGSSITVSADEVKAPVAVRYAFDDFVTGDLFGNDGLPVSSFRTDDWEK, translated from the coding sequence ATGAAACTAAAAATCCTCTTGTTATTAAACCTTGCCTGCTGCATCATCGCATCGGCAACGGTTAAACCCGCATCAATCTTTACCGATCACATGGTGCTGCAACAACAAAGCAATGTGGCCATTTGGGGCTGGGCGAAACCATCAACCAAAGTGAAAATATCCACCTCGTGGAATAAGGAAAACTATTCCGTTATTTCCGATGAGAATGGAAAATGGCGAACAAAGGTAGCAACTCCAGCCGCAGGCGGACCGTACGAGATTGAATTTAACGATGGCGAAAAACTGGTTTTAACCGACGTGCTGATTGGTGAAGTATGGTTTTGCGGTGGTCAATCGAATATGGAAATGCCGATGAAAGGTTTCAAGGGGCAGCCGATTATCGGTTCAAACGAGGCCATTTTAAGATCGACCAATAAATCATTGCGACTTTATACCGTTCCCCGGTCGTCGGTTACCGAGCGGCAAGATAACAGCAAGCCCTCGCCTTGGAAACTGGCAGCACCAGAAACCGTTGCCAATTTCAGTGCAACCGCTTATTATTTCGGCGCTTTATTAAGTGACTTGTTAAACGTTCCGATCGGAATGATCAACGATAGTTACGGCGGCTCGTCCATTGAAGCGTGGATGTCGCCCGAAGATTTGAAAGCCTTTCCAGAGGTAAAAATTCCGTTAAAAGGCGATCCGATTAAAGAAGTAAGCAGAACGCCCACAACGCTATACAACGGCATGCTTTTCCCGGTAATCGGCTATACAATAAAGGGTGCAATCTGGTATCAGGGAGAATCAAATTATGAACGCCCTGATCGCTATGAAGCGCTGTTTCCGGCCATGGTAGCATCGTGGCGAAAAAATTGGGATAATGGCAACTTTCCGTTCTATTATGCTCAAATTGCGCCCTACAATTATGCTCAGTTGCCGCCTTACCACGTTGGCGGGAAATACAATTCTGCCTTCTTGCGAGATGCCCAACGAAAGTCACTCGCCAAAATTCCCAATTCGGGGATGGCCGTTTTATTGGATATCGGAGAAGAAAAATCGATTCATCCGGCAAATAAAAGACAGGGTGGTGAGCGGCTGGCCTATCTGGCACTTTCACAAACTTATGGCATCAATGGCTTCGGCGCTGTAAGCCCGGGCTACGAATCGATGACGATAGAAAACAATAGCGCAATTATAAAGTTTAACAACGTACCAAATGGGCTAACGTCGTTCGGCAATGAATTGTCTTTGTTTAAAATTGCAGGCGCTGATCAAAAATTTTATCCAGCAAAAGCAACCATAAAAGGCAGTAGCATAACGGTTTCGGCAGATGAAGTGAAAGCTCCGGTTGCGGTTCGCTATGCATTTGATGATTTCGTAACAGGCGACTTATTCGGAAACGATGGCTTGCCGGTTTCATCTTTCAGAACCGATGATTGGGAGAAATAG
- a CDS encoding aceric acid hydrolase: protein MIKKIAIIITLATAFLQVKAQDKALVNNSASPYAKLHSINMTDVTWTKGFWADRFKVAAETMVPNMWAIYNDPKISHAFENFRIAAGLDTGSHAGPSFHDGDYYKTLEAVAVLYASTKNPKLTKMMDDAIAVIGKSQREDGYIYTKAMIEQRKTGDKNQFQDRLSFEAYNIGHLMTAGCIHYRATGKTTLLNIAKKATDYLYNFYKSASPTLARNAICPSHYMGVVEMYRTTKDSRYLELAKHLIAIKGKIDDGTDDNQDRIPFLKQTKAMGHAVRANYLYAGVADLYAETGKDSLLKTLNLMWDDVNQHKMYITGGCGSLYDGTSPDGTSYNPTDVQKIHQAFGRDYQLPNFTAHNETCANIGNVLWNWRMLQITGDAKYADVMELALHNSVLSGISLDGKKFLYTNPLAQSDDLPFKQRWSKDRVPYIALSNCCPPNVVRTIAEVSDYAYSISDKGLWVNLYGGNNLTTKLADGTQISLVEETNYPWDGKIKIILKKTGNKAFSLFLRIPSWAHNAQLSVNGKTAQVEANSGTYAELNRVWKKGDIVELNLPMEATLIEANPLVEENRNQIAVKRGPVVYCLESTDLPGKDIFNAFVPTTTQFEAKPITIDGAEMMSLVGNAKILAPNSWKNVLYRPIANKNTETEIKLVPYFAWGNRGHSEMSVWLPVSR, encoded by the coding sequence ATGATCAAAAAAATTGCAATCATCATCACTTTGGCCACAGCCTTTTTGCAGGTTAAGGCCCAAGATAAAGCATTGGTCAACAATTCGGCCTCACCTTACGCCAAGTTGCACAGCATCAATATGACCGATGTAACGTGGACGAAAGGCTTTTGGGCAGATCGATTTAAAGTGGCGGCTGAAACCATGGTGCCGAATATGTGGGCCATTTACAACGATCCAAAAATCAGTCACGCCTTCGAAAATTTCAGGATTGCCGCCGGATTAGATACCGGCTCGCACGCTGGCCCGTCTTTCCACGATGGCGATTATTACAAAACCTTAGAGGCTGTGGCGGTGCTGTACGCGTCGACCAAAAACCCGAAACTGACTAAAATGATGGATGATGCCATTGCAGTAATTGGTAAATCGCAACGCGAAGATGGCTACATTTACACCAAAGCAATGATTGAGCAGCGTAAAACCGGCGATAAAAATCAATTTCAAGATCGGTTAAGCTTCGAAGCCTACAATATTGGCCATTTAATGACAGCGGGCTGCATTCATTATCGTGCTACGGGCAAAACGACGCTGCTAAACATCGCCAAAAAAGCAACCGATTATCTGTACAACTTTTATAAATCCGCTTCGCCCACTCTGGCTCGGAACGCCATTTGCCCATCGCATTACATGGGCGTAGTAGAAATGTATCGTACCACAAAAGATTCACGATATTTAGAACTCGCTAAACACTTGATCGCCATAAAAGGTAAAATTGATGATGGAACAGACGATAATCAAGATAGAATCCCATTTTTAAAGCAAACCAAGGCGATGGGGCATGCCGTAAGGGCCAATTACCTTTATGCAGGTGTGGCCGATTTGTACGCCGAAACAGGAAAAGATTCCTTGTTGAAAACCCTAAACCTGATGTGGGATGATGTAAATCAGCATAAAATGTACATCACGGGCGGTTGCGGTTCCCTTTACGACGGCACTTCGCCCGATGGAACTTCCTACAATCCTACCGATGTGCAAAAAATCCATCAGGCTTTTGGTCGCGATTACCAGTTGCCAAATTTCACCGCCCATAACGAAACCTGCGCAAACATCGGCAACGTACTCTGGAACTGGCGAATGCTGCAAATTACGGGCGACGCCAAGTATGCCGATGTAATGGAACTGGCCTTGCATAACAGTGTTTTGTCGGGCATTAGCCTAGATGGAAAGAAGTTTTTATACACCAATCCGCTGGCACAATCTGATGATTTACCTTTCAAGCAACGCTGGTCTAAAGATCGCGTACCTTATATTGCGCTGTCCAACTGCTGTCCGCCCAACGTTGTGCGAACCATTGCCGAGGTAAGTGATTATGCCTACAGCATTTCCGATAAAGGATTGTGGGTCAACTTATACGGCGGTAACAACTTAACAACCAAATTAGCTGATGGAACGCAGATTTCATTAGTTGAAGAAACCAATTACCCATGGGATGGCAAGATTAAAATCATCCTTAAAAAAACAGGCAACAAAGCGTTTTCACTGTTTTTAAGAATCCCATCATGGGCGCACAACGCTCAGCTGTCGGTAAATGGAAAAACAGCACAAGTTGAAGCCAATTCCGGAACTTATGCGGAGCTAAACCGCGTTTGGAAAAAAGGCGACATTGTGGAGTTAAATCTTCCAATGGAAGCTACCTTGATCGAGGCGAATCCCTTGGTAGAAGAAAATAGAAATCAAATCGCGGTAAAACGCGGTCCGGTTGTTTATTGCCTTGAATCGACTGATTTGCCGGGAAAAGATATTTTCAATGCATTTGTACCCACAACTACGCAATTTGAGGCTAAGCCCATTACTATTGATGGTGCAGAAATGATGAGCTTGGTTGGCAATGCAAAAATTTTAGCACCGAATAGTTGGAAAAATGTGCTTTACAGGCCAATTGCGAATAAAAACACAGAAACAGAAATTAAGCTGGTGCCTTACTTTGCTTGGGGAAACCGCGGGCATTCAGAAATGTCGGTATGGCTGCCGGTGAGTAGGTAA